The nucleotide sequence CGGGACGCCCTGCCAGCGGCGCGTGCGGATGCCCACCTTGAGCGCGGCGTACGTCTCCGTGACGGACGCCGGGTTGAAGCCCTCCTCGTCGAGGAAGCCCGTGACCCGCTCGCCGCCCTGCCAGCCGGAGGTGTACTGGCCGCGGGCGGAGGCTGCCGCGAGCCCCTCGGGCGTGTCCGGGACGGTCACGGCTTCGAGGACCTTCTCCTTCTCCGTGCGCAGGTGGTCCGCGTCGAACGAGATCGGCTCCTCCATCGCGGTGAACGCGAGCAGCTGCAGGAGGTGGTTCTGGATGACGTCGCGGGCCGCGCCCACGCCGTCGTAGTAGCTCGCCCGTCCGCCGATGCCGATGTCCTCGGCCATCGTGATCTGGACGTGGTCCACGTGCTCCGCGTTCCAGAGCGGCTCGAACATCCGGTTGGCGAACCGGAACGCGAGGATGTTCTGCACCGTCTCCTTGCCGAGGTAGTGGTCGATGCGGAACACGGCGTCCGAGGGGAAGACGCGCTCGATCACGGCGTTGAGCTCCTGCGCGCTGGCCAGGTCGTGGCCGAAGGGCTTCTCGATGACCACGCGGCGCCACGGGCCGTCGGCCGGCTGGGACCGGTCGGCCAGGCCCTGGTCGGCCAGGTGGCGGGAGACGGCCTCGAACCAGTCCGGCGGGATGGAGAGGTAGAACGCCGTGTTCCCGCGCGTGCCGCGTGAGGTCTCGAGCTCGGCGAGCACCTCGTCGAGACGGACATAGGCCGCCTCGTCGTCGAACGCGCCGGAGACGAAGCGCAGGCCGCCCCGGAACTGGTCCCACACGGTCTCGTCGAAGGTGGTTCGGGAGGAGGCCTCCACGGCGGCACGCACATAGTCGGCGAACTCCTCGTCGGACCAGTCGCGGCGGCCGAAGCCGACGAGGGAGAACGCCGGCGGCAGCAGGCCGCGCTGGGCCAGGTCGTACATGGCCGGCAGGAGCTTCTTCTTCGCCAGGTCGCCCGTCACGCCGAACAGCACGAGGGCCGACGGACCCGCGATGCGGGTCAGGCGCCGGTCACGGGGGTCGCGCAGCGGGTTGCGGGGGACGGTCCGGGACTCACCGGCCACGGACGGCGCTCCTCAGGGCCTCGATGCCCGCGTCGCGGCGGCGCAGGTGCAGGGTGACCACGGGGCGGCCGAGATCGCCCAGCACCCGGGCGTCGCCCGCGGCCTGCGCGGCGATGAGCCTGCCCAGGGAGAACGGGCGTCCGGGCACCTCGAGGTCCAGGCCGGCGTCGCCGGTGATCTGCAGGAACACGCCGACGGCCGGGCCGCCCTTGTGGAACTGTCCGGTGGAGTGCAGGAACCGCGGACCCCAGCCGAACGTGACCGGGCGGCCGACCAGCTCTGCCAGGTCCGCGCGCAGCTCCTCGAGCTCGGCGTCGTCATGACGGGAGAGGTAGGCGTGGACCGCCAGGTAGCCGTCCTCGGGCACCAGCGCCGCCGTGGCGCGCAGCACGCCGGCCAGGTCCGGGGCAGAGGTCACGGACGCCGGGCCGGAGACCTCGACGCCCTCCACCTCACCGTCGGCCGTCCGCTCGGCGGCGGGGCCGTCCAGCAGGGTGCGGGCGGCGGCCTTGGCGGCCTCCACGTCCGGCTGGTCGAAGGGGTTGATCCCGAGCAGGCGGCCGGCCACCGCGGTGGCCACCTCCCACAGCAGCAGCTGGGCGCCGAGCGAGCCGGCGACCTGCACGCCGTGGCCCGGGGCCGCGACGTCGTCCGCGCCGACGAGCTGCACCTGCAGCAGGTCGGGGGCGTCCCACGCGGTCTCGGGGTCGCCGGGGGCGACGACGACGGGCAGCAGCCCGGTGCCGTCCTTGCCCGTGGACTCGGCGATCAGCTGCTCGATCCAGGCCGGCAGTCCGGCGATGCCGGACCCGTGGTCGGCGAAGACGAGCTTGTCGCGCAGCGGGCGCGTGCCGCCCAGGGCCGCACCGAGCTGCAGGCCCGGGTTGTCCTCGTCGTCGGCGGTCAGCAGGTCGAGCACGGCCTCCGCGTCGTCCAGCAGGGCCGTGACGTCCACGCCGGCCAGGCCGGTGGGGACCAGGCCGAACGCGGTGAGGGCCGAGAATCGCCCGCCCACGGTCGGGTCCGCGGTGAAGACGGCGCGCCAGCCGGCGGACTCGCACGCGGCGTGCAGCGGTGAGCCCGGGTCCGTGACGGCGACCAGGCGGGTGCGGGGGTCGATCCCGGCGTCGCGGAACGCCGCCTCGACGACGCGGCGCTGCGAGTCGGTCTCCACGGTGGAGCCGGACTTGGAGGAGACCACCAGCACGGTCCGCTCGAGGTCGCGCTCGAGGGCACGGGAGACCTGCAGCGGGTCCGTGGAGTCCAGGACCTCGAGCTCGACGCCGGCCGTCGCCGCGATCACCTCGGGGGCCAGGGACGAGCCGCCCATGCCCGCCAGGAGCACGCGGTCCACGCCCTCGGCGCGCAGCTCCCGGGTCAGCTGGGCGATGTGCGGGACGAGGGCGCGGGAGTCCTCGAACAGGTCGATCCAGCCGAGCCGCTTGGCGGCCTCGTCGCGGGACGGCGCCCCCCACAGGTCGGCGTCCTGCGCCCCGAGGCGGGAGGCGACGCGGTCCTGGAGGAGAGCGGGCAGATGGCGGTCGATCGCCTCGAGGGCGGCTCCGGTGGCGGTGAGTCCGAGGGTGCTCATGGGGGGTCCTTCCGTGCGCGTGGCGAGCGGGCGGCGGGGTCGGGGGCGGGTGCGGTCAGCGGTGGGCGTCGAGCCCGGAGCGGACCGAGCCGAGCAGCTCCTCCCACGCGGTCTCGAACTTCTCCAGGCCCTCAGTCTCCAGCACGTCCACGACGTCCTGGTAGGACACGCCCGCCGCGCCGACCGCGTCGAGCAGGGCGTCGGCGTCGGCGTAGGCGCCCGTGACGGTGTCCGCCGTGATCACCCCGTGGTCGGCGACCGCCTCGAGGGTCTTCTCCGGCAGGGTGGTCACGGTGTGCGGTGCCACGAGCTCGGTGACGTACAGCGTGTCCGGCAGGGCGGGGTCCTTGACACCGGTGGAGGCCCACAGGGGCCGCTGCACCGGGGCGCCGGCCGCCTCGAGCAGGCGCCAGCGCTCCGAGTCCAAGGCCTGCTCGAAGGCGCGGTAGGCCAGGCGCGCGTTGGCGACGGCGGCCCGGCCGGTCAGCGCCTCGGCCTCGGGGGTGCCGATCGCGCGCAGCCGCGCGTCGACCTCCGTGTCCACACGGGAGACGAAGAAGGAGGCCACCGAGTGGAGGCGGCGGACGTCGTGCCCATTCGCCCGGGCCTTCTCCAGGCCGGTGAGCCACGCGTTCAGCACCCGGCGGTAGCGGGGCAGCGAGAAGATCAGGGTCACGTTCACGCTGATGCCCTCGCCGAGCACGTCCGCGATGGCGGACAGGCCCTCCACGGTCGCGGGGATCTTCACCATGAGGTTGGGACGGCCGACGGCCGACGCCAGCTCGCGGGCCTGGGCCACGGTGCCGGCGGCGTCGCGGGCCAGGCGAGGATCGACCTCGAGGGAGACGAACCCGTCCGCCCCCCCGGTGCGCTCGTGGACGGGCGCGAGCACGTCGGCGGCGCGGCGCACGTCCTCGGTCGTCAGGGCGACGACGGCCTCGTCCACCGAGGCGCCGGCCGCGGCGAGTTCGCGCAGCTGTCCCTGGTAGGCGCCCGCGTCCGCGAGGGCGACGGCGAAGATGGACGGGTTCGTGGTGACGCCGGTGACCGAGCGGGTGGCGATCAGCTCGTCGAGCGTGCCCTCGTCCAGCCGCGTGCGGGAGAGGTCGTCGAGCCAGATCGACACACCGGCCTGGGCCAGCGCGGCGGTGTTCGGGTTCTGCGGGGTGCTCATGGTCTGCGGGTGCCTTCCCTTCGAGGGTGGACGTGCTCGGGGCGCCGTGGGCGCCGGGCCTCAGAGGAGGCCGCGGGTCACCGCGGCGACGTGCTCACCGGTGAATCCGTACTTCTCCATCAGGCGGGCGCCGTCGGCCGACTCGCCGTAGTGCTCGAGGCTCACGCGGGCGCCCGGGGAGGAGGCCGTCACCGTGTGCTCGAACCACGGCATCCCGATGCCGGCCTCGACGGAGACGCGGACCGGGGCGTCGGGGCCGTCGGGCAGGACCTCGGCCCGGTAGGCCTCGTCCTGCTCGGCGAACCACTCGAGGCACGGGGCGGAGACGACGCGGGTCGGGACGCCGTCGGCCTGCAGCAGCTCGCGGGCCCGCACGGCCACGGAGACCTCGGAGCCGGTCGCGATCAGCAGCGCGCGGGCCGGCGTCGGCGCGCCGTCGGCATCCGTGGCGTCGACGAGGACGTAGGCGCCGCGGGCCACGCCCGAGGCGGGGGCGAAGCCGTCCGTGTCCCGGGGGAGCACGGGCAGGCTCTGCCGGGACAGGATGAGGCCGGCCGGGCGGTCCCGGTGCTCGAGCACCGTCCGCCACGCCCACGCGGTCTCGTTCGCGTCGGCCGGGCGGACGACGTCGAGCCCGGGGATGGCCCGCAGCGCGGCCAGGTGCTCCACCGGCTGGTGCGTGGGGCCGTCCTCGCCGAGGCCGATGGAGTCGTGCGTCCACACGTACGTGCTCGGGGTGCCCATGAGGGCGGCCAGGCGGACGGCAGCGCGCATGTAGTCGGAGAACGTCAGGAACGTGCCCACGTACGCGCGGGTCAGGCCGCCGATCGTGATGCCGTTGACGATCGCCCCGGCCGCGAACTCGCGGACGCCGAAGTGCAGGGTGCGGCCGTGCTCGTGGCCCTGCCACGTGGCGGTGGAGCGGCGGGCCGGGATGAAGGAGGGCTCGCCCTTCATGGTCGTGTTGTTCGACCCCGCGAGGTCGGCCGAGCCACCCCAGAGCTCGGGCATGACCGGTGCGAGGGCCGTGAGCACCTCACCGGAGGCCGCGCGCGTGGCCAGGCCCTTCTCGTCCGCGTCCCAGGACGGGAACGCCTCCGCGAAGCCGGCGGGCAGCTCTCGTCCGGCCAGTCGGTCGTACAGGCGCGCGTTCTCCGGGTGGGCCTCACGCCAGGCCTGGAACGCGGCCTCCCACCCGCGGCGGTACTCGGCCGAGCGTTCGGCGATGGACCGGGCGCCGGCCAGGAGCTCGGGGTCGACGTCGAAGGTCGTGGTCGGGTCCAGCCCGAGGCCCTCCTTGAGGCCGGCGACCTCGTCCGTGCCGAGCTTGGAGCCGTGGATGCCGCCGGTGTTCTGCTTCGTGGGGGAGGGCCAGCCGATCACCGTGCGCAGCTTGATCAGCGAGGGCCGGCCGGTCTCGGCCTTGGCCGCCACGAGGGCGTCGTACAGCGCCTCCACGTCCTCCGTGTACTCGGTCACGGCGTGGCCCTGGGCACCGTTGGTCCAGTCGACCTCCTGCACGTGCCAGCCGTAGGCCTCGTAGCGGCGCGCCACGTCCTCGGTGAACGCGACGTCCGTGTCGTCCTCGATCGAGATGCGGTTCGCGTCGTAGACGACCACCAGGTTCCCGAGCTCCTGGTGCCCGGCCAGCGAGGAGGCCTCGGCGGCGACGCCCTCCTGGATGTCCCCGTCGGAGGCGAGCACGAACACGTGGTGGTCGAACGGGGAGGTGCCGGGGGCGGCGTCGGGGTCCATCAGCCCGCGTACGCGGCGCTGCTCGTACGCGAAGCCGACGCCCATCGCCAGGCCCTGGCCCAGCGGGCCCGTGGTCACCTCGACGCCGTGGGTGTGGCCGTACTCCGGGTGGCCCGGGGTCCTGGAGCCCTCGGTGCGCAGCGCCTGGATGTCCTCGAGCTCGAGCCCGGCGCCGGCGGCGAACAGCTGCAGGTACTGGATGAGCGAGGCGTGGCCCGCGGAGAGGATGAAGCGGTCCCGGCCCTCCCAGCGGTCGTCCGTGGGGT is from Micrococcus luteus NCTC 2665 and encodes:
- the zwf gene encoding glucose-6-phosphate dehydrogenase; amino-acid sequence: MAGESRTVPRNPLRDPRDRRLTRIAGPSALVLFGVTGDLAKKKLLPAMYDLAQRGLLPPAFSLVGFGRRDWSDEEFADYVRAAVEASSRTTFDETVWDQFRGGLRFVSGAFDDEAAYVRLDEVLAELETSRGTRGNTAFYLSIPPDWFEAVSRHLADQGLADRSQPADGPWRRVVIEKPFGHDLASAQELNAVIERVFPSDAVFRIDHYLGKETVQNILAFRFANRMFEPLWNAEHVDHVQITMAEDIGIGGRASYYDGVGAARDVIQNHLLQLLAFTAMEEPISFDADHLRTEKEKVLEAVTVPDTPEGLAAASARGQYTSGWQGGERVTGFLDEEGFNPASVTETYAALKVGIRTRRWQGVPFYLRAGKRLGRRVTEIAVVFKKPPHLLFPVHDGDEFGQNVIVIRVQPDEGVTIRFASKVPGTQTEIRDVTMDFGYGHAFTEDSPEAYERLILDVLLGEPPLFPRQAEVELSWRIVDPFEEHWASLGTQPEPYAPGTWGPPSADALMARDGRSWRRP
- a CDS encoding glucose-6-phosphate isomerase — protein: MSTLGLTATGAALEAIDRHLPALLQDRVASRLGAQDADLWGAPSRDEAAKRLGWIDLFEDSRALVPHIAQLTRELRAEGVDRVLLAGMGGSSLAPEVIAATAGVELEVLDSTDPLQVSRALERDLERTVLVVSSKSGSTVETDSQRRVVEAAFRDAGIDPRTRLVAVTDPGSPLHAACESAGWRAVFTADPTVGGRFSALTAFGLVPTGLAGVDVTALLDDAEAVLDLLTADDEDNPGLQLGAALGGTRPLRDKLVFADHGSGIAGLPAWIEQLIAESTGKDGTGLLPVVVAPGDPETAWDAPDLLQVQLVGADDVAAPGHGVQVAGSLGAQLLLWEVATAVAGRLLGINPFDQPDVEAAKAAARTLLDGPAAERTADGEVEGVEVSGPASVTSAPDLAGVLRATAALVPEDGYLAVHAYLSRHDDAELEELRADLAELVGRPVTFGWGPRFLHSTGQFHKGGPAVGVFLQITGDAGLDLEVPGRPFSLGRLIAAQAAGDARVLGDLGRPVVTLHLRRRDAGIEALRSAVRGR
- the tal gene encoding transaldolase — translated: MSTPQNPNTAALAQAGVSIWLDDLSRTRLDEGTLDELIATRSVTGVTTNPSIFAVALADAGAYQGQLRELAAAGASVDEAVVALTTEDVRRAADVLAPVHERTGGADGFVSLEVDPRLARDAAGTVAQARELASAVGRPNLMVKIPATVEGLSAIADVLGEGISVNVTLIFSLPRYRRVLNAWLTGLEKARANGHDVRRLHSVASFFVSRVDTEVDARLRAIGTPEAEALTGRAAVANARLAYRAFEQALDSERWRLLEAAGAPVQRPLWASTGVKDPALPDTLYVTELVAPHTVTTLPEKTLEAVADHGVITADTVTGAYADADALLDAVGAAGVSYQDVVDVLETEGLEKFETAWEELLGSVRSGLDAHR
- the tkt gene encoding transketolase, encoding MTDAAQPSIPPTLDRVAPARGFVYSEQDRRMVDTLKALSADAVEKAGHGHPGTAISLAPVAWQLYQNVMHLDPTDDRWEGRDRFILSAGHASLIQYLQLFAAGAGLELEDIQALRTEGSRTPGHPEYGHTHGVEVTTGPLGQGLAMGVGFAYEQRRVRGLMDPDAAPGTSPFDHHVFVLASDGDIQEGVAAEASSLAGHQELGNLVVVYDANRISIEDDTDVAFTEDVARRYEAYGWHVQEVDWTNGAQGHAVTEYTEDVEALYDALVAAKAETGRPSLIKLRTVIGWPSPTKQNTGGIHGSKLGTDEVAGLKEGLGLDPTTTFDVDPELLAGARSIAERSAEYRRGWEAAFQAWREAHPENARLYDRLAGRELPAGFAEAFPSWDADEKGLATRAASGEVLTALAPVMPELWGGSADLAGSNNTTMKGEPSFIPARRSTATWQGHEHGRTLHFGVREFAAGAIVNGITIGGLTRAYVGTFLTFSDYMRAAVRLAALMGTPSTYVWTHDSIGLGEDGPTHQPVEHLAALRAIPGLDVVRPADANETAWAWRTVLEHRDRPAGLILSRQSLPVLPRDTDGFAPASGVARGAYVLVDATDADGAPTPARALLIATGSEVSVAVRARELLQADGVPTRVVSAPCLEWFAEQDEAYRAEVLPDGPDAPVRVSVEAGIGMPWFEHTVTASSPGARVSLEHYGESADGARLMEKYGFTGEHVAAVTRGLL